From the Caballeronia sp. NK8 genome, one window contains:
- a CDS encoding PepSY domain-containing protein, giving the protein MRPVLVDASTGALTDSRELPWYLKVLLGSQPLHFGDFGGMPLKIFWAAFDLLTIMVLGSGLYLWLTRHNPRKGRGV; this is encoded by the coding sequence ATGCGGCCGGTGCTCGTCGATGCATCGACGGGCGCGCTCACCGATTCACGCGAACTGCCGTGGTACCTGAAGGTGCTGCTCGGCTCGCAGCCGCTGCATTTCGGGGATTTCGGCGGAATGCCGCTCAAGATCTTCTGGGCAGCGTTTGATCTGCTGACGATCATGGTGCTGGGGAGCGGGCTTTATTTGTGGCTCACGCGGCATAACCCGCGGAAGGGGAGGGGCGTTTGA